The following coding sequences lie in one Arachis ipaensis cultivar K30076 chromosome B05, Araip1.1, whole genome shotgun sequence genomic window:
- the LOC107645038 gene encoding probable glucan 1,3-beta-glucosidase A, translated as MAYRYLFAFLLALCLSHPPHSVLVAQNLPYKAVNLGNWLLAEGWMKPSLFDGIVNKDLLDGTQVQLMSTKFQKYLAAENGGGADLVANRASASGWETFKLWRVSDTSFNFRVFNKQFLGLENQGSGNKIVAVSNSPSNPETFQIVRNSNDPNKIRIKASNGLFLQVQSETSVTADYAGTNWDENDPSVFRLNDKVANQLQGEYQLTNGYGPARAPQVMHNHWDAYITEDDFRFMSENGLTAVRIPVGWWIAQDPNPPKPFVGGSLAALDNAFTWAQKHGMKVIVDLHAVQGSQNGNDHSGARDGYIEWGDSYIPNTVSVIDFLARRYGGNPSLGGIELMNEPSGVNLDSLKNYYKQAYDAVRRYSQSAYVIMSNPLDHDSKVLLSFVQGFNNVVIDVHYYNLYSDYFNSLNAQQNIDFIRNQRASDLSGVSSTNALSFVGEWTGAWSVQGASKEDYQNYAKAQLDVYSRATFGWAYWSYKCQYDQWSLKWMIENGYITLN; from the exons TGTTGGCTTTATGCCTCTCACACCCTCCTCATTCTGTTCTTGTTGCACAGAATTTGCCATACAAAGCTGTGAATCTAGGAAACTGGTTGCTTGCTGAGGGATGGATGAAACCTTCTCTCTTTGATGGAATTGTCAACAAAGATCTCTTG GATGGAACTCAAGTGCAGCTAATGTCCACTAAGTTCCAGAAATATCTCGCAGCAGAAAATGGAGGAGGAGCTGATCTTGTTGCCAACCGTGCTTCAGCTTCAGGTTGGGAAACATTCAAG CTATGGAGGGTCAGTGACACATCTTTCAATTTTAGAGTGTTTAACAAGCAATTTCTTGGGCTAGAAAATCAAGGCAGTGGAAACAAAATCGTTGCAGTTTCCAACTCGCCTAGCAACCCGGAAACATTTCAGATTGTAAGAAATAGCAACGACCCCAACAAAATTAGAATCAAAGCATCTAACGGTCTGTTCTTGCAG GTTCAATCGGAGACATCAGTGACAGCAGATTATGCAGGCACTAATTGGGATGAGAATGACCCCTCTGTCTTTCGTTTAAATGATAAAGTTGCAAATCAGTTACAAGGAGAGTATCAACTTACCAATGGTTATGGCCCTGCTAGAGCTCCTCAAGTCATGCAT AATCACTGGGATGCATATATAACCGAAGATGATTTCAGATTCATGTCTGAAAATGGATTAACTGCAGTTAGAATACCCGTTGGATGGTGGATAGCACAAGACCCGAATCCACCTAAGCCTTTTGTAGGGGGATCTTTGGCAGCTTTGGACAATGCTTTTACATGGGCGCA AAAGCATGGGATGAAGGTGATAGTGGACTTGCATGCAGTTCAAGGTTCTCAGAACGGCAATGATCACAGTGGGGCAAGAGATGGATATATAGAATGGGGAGATTCATACATACCAAACACAGTCTCAGTCATTGACTTCTTAGCACGAAG aTACGGTGGCAATCCAAGCCTAGGAGGAATAGAATTGATGAATGAGCCGTCGGGTGTCAATCTAGATAGCCTCAAAAACTATTACAAGCAAGCTTATGATGCTGTGAGGAGATATAGCCAGAGTGCTTATGTCATCATGTCAAACCCATTGGATCATGATTCTAAAGTACTTCTCTCATTTGTCCAAGGTTTTAATAATGTAGTTATTGATGTGCATTACTACAATCTTTATTCCGATTACTTCAATAGCCTGAACGCACAACAAAACATTGACTTCATAAGAAATCAAAGAGCCTCGGATCTCAGCGGTGTCTCTTCAACTAATGCTCTTAGTTTTGTTG GGGAATGGACTGGTGCATGGAGCGTGCAAGGTGCATCAAAGGAAGATTATCAGAACTATGCAAAAGCACAATTGGATGTGTATTCACGTGCAACCTTTGGATGGGCATATTGGTCCTACAAATGTCAATATGATCAATGGAGCCTTAAGTGGATGATCGAGAATGGTTACATAACTCTAAATTGA